The DNA sequence CAGTGCACGTCTATCCGTTCAGCGCCCTCGTCGGCGCCGACGATCTGCAGCTGGCGCTCACGCTCACCGCCGTCTCGCCTGCGATCGGCGGGGTGCTGGTGCGCGGCGAGAAGGGCACGGCGAAGTCGACGGCGGTGCGCGCTCAGGCGGCGCTGCTGCCCCCGGTCCTGTCCGTCGACGGCTGCCGGTTCGCCTGCGACCCGGCCGCGCCGGACCCCGCCTGCCCCGACGGCCCGCACGCCACGGACGCCCCGGCCACGGCAGGCCCCGCGCGCCTGGTGGAGCTGCCGGTGGGCGCCGCAGAGGACCGTGTCACCGGGTCGCTGCACCTGGGCAAGGCACTCTCTGGTGAGGGCGCCGAGTACGAGCCCGGACTGCTGGCGCGCGCCCACCGCGGGGTGCTGTACGTCGACGAGGTCAACCTGCTGCACGACCACCTGGTGGACCTGCTGCTCGACGCGGCCGCGATGGGCCGCACCTCGGTGGAGCGCGACGGCGTCTCGATCAGCCATGCGTCGCGGTTCGTGCTCGTGGGCACCATGAATCCCGAGGAGGGCGAGCTGCGGCCGCAGCTGCTGGACCGGTTCGGTCTGGCGGTGGACGTGGCCGCGCCGCGTGATGCCGCGGTGCGCGCCGAGATCGTGCGCCGGCGCCTGGCCTTCGACGCCGACCCGGCAGGCTTCGCCGCACGGTGGGCGGACGCCGAGTCGGAGCTGGCGCGGCGCATCGCCGGCGCCCGGGAGCGCGTCGGATCGGTGGTGCTGGGCGACGCGGCGCTCACGGCGATCGCCGAGGTGTGCGCAGCATTCGACGTGGACGGGATGCGCGCGGACCTGGTGACGGCCAAGGCCGCCGCCGCGCACGCCGCGTGGTGCGGCCGCACCGGCGTCACTCGCGAGGACATCGCCGCCGCAGCCCGGCTCACCCTGCCGCACCGCCGGCGCCGGGCCCCGTTCGACGATCCGGGTACCGACGGCGAACGCCTGGACGAGCTCCTGGACGGCATGGGCGACGCGGAGGACCCCGACGGCCCCGGCGATGACGGAACCGGGGACGACGGACCGGGCGAGGACGGCCCAGAAGGCGGGGAGGGCCCCGAGGGCGGGGACGGCCCTGAGGGCGGGGGCCCTGAGGGCGGGGGCCCTGAGGACGGGGGCCCTGAGGACGGGGGCCCTGAAGACGACGGCCCGGGCGGCGGGGCGCCGGAACCGGCTGACGACGGCTCCGCGGAACAGCGACCCCGCACCGACGGCGGTGCAGATGACCATGCCGATCGCGATTCGGGCACGCCTGCCGAGCGCGCGCTCGCCCCCGCCGGCGCACCGTTCCGCGCCCGGCTGCTGGCCGCGCAGCGCGCCGGCCGCGGGGCGGCGGGGCGGCGCTCGCGGGCCCGGACGACGGTGGGCCGCACCGTGGGGGCACGCCGGAGCGCCTCCGCCGCGGACCCCGCACCGGTGCACCTGCCGGCCACGATCCGCGCGGCCGTAGTGCGCCGGGGGGACCTTGCCGGTCCGCAGCCCCCGAGCCGAGCACCGTTTCCCGCGACACGCCGGGGGAATCGGCGCGCGGCTGACGAAAGCGTGCGCGGATCGGCCGACTCCGCGCCAGGTGCCCGGATCACCCCGGCCGACCTGCGCCGCAAGATCGTCGAGGGCCGGGAGACCAACCTGGTGCTGCTGTGCGTGGACGCGTCGGGGTCGATGGCGGCACGCACGCGGATGGAGCAGGTCAAGGCCGCGGTGCTGTCGCTGCTGCTGGATGCGTACCGACGCCGGGACACCGTCGGGCTGGTGACCTTCCGCGGCGATTCCGCGTCCGTGGTCCTGCCGCCGACGAACTCGGTGGACATCGCCGCCGCGCGCCTCCGGGATCTCCCCACCGGCGGGCGCACCCCGCTCGCGGAGGGGCTCGACCGGGCCGCGGAGACTCTGCGCCGCCACCGGCTGCGCGCCCCGGACCTGCGCCCCCTGCTCATCGTCGTCACCGACGGCCGCGCCACCGCGGGCCCCGACGCCGTGGGCAGGTCTCTCGCCGCGGCAGACCGCCTGGCCGCCGCGCAGACCCCCGCGGTGGTGTTGGACTGCGAGACGGGCCGTTTCCGCATGGGGCTCGCCCGCGACCTCGCGCAGCGCATGGGCGCCGAGTACTCCCCCGTCGGCGATGTCCGTGCGGACGCCATCACCGCGGCGGCCGCCCCCCACCTCCAGCACCCACGCACCGGAAAGGCCGCCTGATGCCCCAGGGAAAACCCGCATACGTGCCCGACGACGGCCTCACCACCCGCCAGCGCCGCAACCGTCCGCTCGTCATGGTCAACACCGGCGACGGCAAGGGCAAGTCCACCTCGGCGTTCGGCCTGGCGCTGCGCGGGTGGAACCAGGGATGGTCGGTGGCGGTGTTCCAGTTCGTCAAGTCGGCCAAGTGGCGCCTGGGCGAGCAGTCGGCGTTCGAGGCGCTCGGCGGGCTGCACGAATCCGACGGCACCGGCGGCGCGATCGAGTGGCACAAGATGGGCTCGGGCTGGTCGTGGTCGCGCAAGGCCGGCACCGACGAGGACCATGCCGCCGCCGCGCTCGAAGGTTGGCGCGAGATCCAGGCGCGGCTGGCCGATGAGCGGCACGGGCTGTACGTGCTCGACGAGTTCACCTACCCCATCAATTGGGGCTGGATCGACGTGGACGAGGTGGTGGAGACCCTGGCGCACCGGCCGGGCCGCCAGCACGTGATGATCACCGGCCGCCGCGCCGACCCCAAGCTCGTCGAGGCCGCCGACCTGGTCACGGAGATGACGAAGATCAAGCACCCCATGGACGCCGGGCAGAAGGGGCAGCGTGGCATCGAATGGTAGGCGCCCGGGACCAGTGGTGATCGCGCCATGCTGACCCTTCCCCGCGTCGTCATCGCCGCGCCGGCGTCGGGCCACGGCAAGACGACGGTCGCGACGGGGCTCATGGCGGCGCTGCGCCGCGCCGGGCACCGGGTCTCCGGGCACAAGGTGGGCCCCGACTACATCGACCCCGGCTACCACGCGCTGGCCACGGGCCGCCCCGGCCGCAACCTGGACCCGCACCTCCAGTCGCCGGAGCTGCTGACGCCGCTGCTGCTGCACGGGGCCGCGGGCGCGGACGTCGCCGTCGTCGAGGGCGTCATGGGCCTGTACGACGGGATGCTGGGGGCCGATGGTTTCGCCTCCACCGCGCACGTGGCCGCCGAGCTCACGGCGCCGGTGATCCTGGTCGTGGACGTCTCGCACGCCTCCCGGTCCATCGCCGCCGTCGTGCACGGGATGGCCGGTTTCGACGGCGGCACCCGGCTGGCCGGGGTGATCCTCAACAAGGCGGGGTCACAGCGGCACGCCGACGAGGTGATCTCCGCGCTCGACCACACCGGCATCCCGGTGCTGGGGGTCCTGCACCGCGACGACGGCATCAGCGCCCCGTCCCGGCACCTGGGCCTGGTGCCCGCCGCCGAGCGCGCCGACGCCGCCGCCCGCCTGGACCGCCTCGCCGCGCTCATCGCCGAGCGCGTCGACCTGCCCGCCGTCGTCCGCATCGCCCGCGCCGCACCCCCGTTGGCCGCGGAGCCGTGGGATCCGGCCGCGGCGCTGCCGACGGCCCCGGCGGCTCTCCCGCCCGGCCCGCGCCCGGTGATCGCCGTCGCCGGAGGGCGGGCGTTCACGTTCCGCTACACCGAGACCGACGAGCTGCTGCGCGCCGCCGGCTGCGACGTGACCGTGTTCGATCCCCTGCGCGACGAGCGGCTGCCGCCCGGGACGGCCGGAATCTACCTGGGCGGCGGGTTTCCCGAGGTGCACGCCGCGGAGCTGTCGGCCAACACCCCGCTCCTCGGGCACGTGCGCGCGGCCGTCGGCGCCGGGATCCCCACCGTCGCCGAATGCGCGGGCCTGCTGTATCTGTGCCGCGAGGTCGAGGGCGCGCCGATGGCGGGGGCGCTCGACGCGGCCGCCGCGATGGCGCCGCGGCTCACGCTCGGCTACCGCACCGCCGTCGCCTCCGCCGACGGGTTGGCGGGCCCGGCGGGCACGCGCGTGACCGGCCACGAGTTCCACCGCACTGCCCTCGATTCCGCGCTGGAGCCGCCGGCCTGGCTCCTCGCCGGCAGCGGCCCGGGCGCGCGTCCCCGGCCGGACGGGTGGTCCTCGGCCACGCTGCACGCGTCCTATCTGCACACCCATTGGGCCGGGTATCCGGTTCTGGCGCACCGGTTCGCCGACGCCGCCCGCCGCGCACCCGCGCTGCCCGACGCGGTTCTGTGGAGCCGCCCCGCGCCGCCCCCGGAGCCCGACCTGCACCACCACGGCGACCGCGAGTCCGCGGAAGGCCTGGCCGACTTCGCAGTGAACGTCTCCCGACTGGCCCGCCCCGCGTGGCTGGACGCGGCGCTGCGCGCGTCGTTCGACGGACTGGGCGGGTATCCCGACCCGGCCGGCGCCCGCGAGGCCCTCGCCGCGCGGCACGGTCGCGGAACCGACGAGGTGCTGCCCACCGCCGGCGGGGCCGAGGCCTTCACGCTGCTCGCCCGGGCGCGGCACTGGCACCGGCCGGTGGTGGTGCATCCGCAGTTCACCGAGCCGGAGGCGGCGCTGCGCGCGGCGGGGTACGACGGCACGGCCGGCCCGGCGGTGCACCGCATGCTGCTGCGGCCCGACGACGGGTTCCGGCTCGATCCGGCGGACGTCCCCGCCGACGCCGACCTCGTCGTCGTCGGCAACCCCACCAACCCCACGTCGGTGCTACACCCGTCCGCGACGCTGCGCTCCCTGCTGCGCCCCGGCCGGGTGGTGGCCGTCGACGAAGCCTTCATGGACGCCGTACCCGGCGAGCACGAATCCCTGACGCGCACCGCGCTTCCCGGGCTGGTCGTCCTGCGATCACTCACCAAGACGTGGGCGATCCCCGGGCTGCGTGCCGGCTACGCGGTCGGCGATGCCGCGGTGCTGGCCGACCTCGCCGCGCAACAACCCCCGTGGTCGGTGTCGGGGCCCGCGGCGGCGGCGATGATCGCGTGCAGCGGGGACGAGGCCGTCGCGGAATCGGACCACCGGGCGCACACGATCGCTGCCGATCGCGACGTCCTCGTGGACGGCCTGCGCACGCTCGGCCTGCACGTGGCGGGACCGGCCCGCGGCCCGTTCGTCCTCGTCCGATGCCGCACCGGCACACGGACGATGCTGCGGGCGAACGGCTTCGCAGTGCGCCGCGGTGATACGTTCCCAGGCCTCGCGCCGGACGGCGACACCGAGTGGGTACGGGTGGCGGTGCGCGACCGGGCCTCCACCGGTGCACTGCTCACCGCGTGGGCGGAGGCGCTGTGAGCGCGGCGCGTGCCGCCGGTCTGATCCTCGGGTTCGCCGCCGACCGCGCGCTCGGCGACCCGCCCCGGTGGCACCCGGTGAGCGGCTTCGGCCGTGCCGGACGTGGACTCGAGCGGCGGATGTACGCGCAGTCGCGGCTGCGCGGCGCCGCGTTCACCGGCATCCTCGTCGCCGGACCGACCGGAATCGGACTCGCCGCCGGCCGCGCCAGCCGCGGGCGCCCTGTCGCAGAGGCCGTCACGGTCGCGTTCGCCACGTGGGCCGTGCTCGGCGGCACCACCCTGGCGCGCGAAGCCCGCGCCGTCGAAACCCGCCTGGCCCGCGGCGACCTGGGGGCGGCCCGCACGCAGGTGACCCGGCTCGTCGGCCGGGACCCCGAGTTCATGTCCACCGCGGATGTGGCCCGGGCGGCGATCGAATCGGTCGCGGAGAACACCTCGGACGCCGTCGTCGCGCCACTCGTCTGGGGCGCCCTGCTGGGGCCGGCCGGGCTTCTCGGCTACCGCGCCGTGAACACGCTCGACGCGATGGTGGGGCACCGCAGCGCGCGGTACGAGCGGTTCGGCTGGGCGTCCGCGCGGCTCGACGACGCAGCGAACCTCGCTCCGGCCCGGCTGACCGCGCTGCTGGCGGCCCTGTGCGGAGCCGACACCGCGGGCGCACTGCGGGCCTGGCGGCGGGACGCGCGCAAGCACCCGAGCCCCAACGCCGGACCCGTCGAAGCCGCGTTCGCGGGGGCGCTGGGCGTGCGGCTCGGCGGGGTGAATGCGTACCGGGGGGTAGTGGAAGATCGGGGCATGCTGGGCGACGGGCGCGCGCCGGCCGCTACGGACATCGAGCGCACCGTGCGTTTGGCGGCGCGCGTGGGCGCTGCGGCACTCGGTGTCACTGCTCTGCTCGCCGCGGCCGCTCCCCCTCCCTGATCACCGGCCACCGCTCCGGCCAGAACCCGCCCTCCGGCGGCGCCGCGAAGTACGCGGCTGTCGCCATGCCCACCACGTCGTAGACGAACGCGTCGAGCGTGATCCCGTCGACCACCGCGTCCTGGTTCTCCGCGCGGGCGGCGAACGACGAGACCACGAACCGCGTGATCAGCCACATCCGCTCTTCCAGCACCTCGGCCGGCAGTCCTCGTGCGCTGCGCCGGATCAGATCCATCGCCAACGCGCTGGAGGGGATGAAGCGCTGCTGCTGCCAGTCGCCGATGCGGCCCCACACCTGCGCGACGATGCGGATGAACCTCCGTCCGCGCTCGTCGCGCAGCTTCTCAGCGAACGGGATGGCGAGCGCGGCGATGGCGTCCCGCAGCGCATCCGGCGAGCCGTCGCGCCCCGTGCACAGGAGCGCCGTCGTCTCGTCGACGCGGGCGCCGATCTCGTGCAGATGCGTCTGCAGGATCGCCTCGAGCAGTCCGTCCTGCGATCCGAAGTGGTAGTGCACCGCCGAGTCGTTGCGCACGCCCGCCAGCGTGTTGAGCTCGCGCAGCCGCACCCGCCCCACCCCGGCCTCCGCATACAACTGCTCGCCCGCCTCGATCAGCCGCTGACGCGCACTGTCCTGCCCCATACGCACCCCTCTCGAAACCTTCATTGACATAGTAACGAACTTCATTAATATGACTGGCATCACACAGCAGCGGAGGATCTTCATGGAACCACCGGCCAGCACCCGGGCCGCAGCCGACACCGGCCCGGACGTCGACATCACCGACGCGTCCCTCTACGTGGACGGCATCCCGCACGCGCTGTTCGCCCGCCTGCGCGCCGAGAGCCCCGTGTGGTGGAACCCTCAGGCGCCCGGCGTCGGCGGCTTCGACGACTCCGGCTTCTGGGTGGTGTCCACCAACGAGCTCGTCCGCCAGGTCTCCCGGGACGGCGCGACGTTCTCGTCCTGGGAGAACACCGCCACCACCCGCTACGCCGACCATTGCCCGCGCGAGCACATCGACGCCGGCCGCGCCATCCTGCTCAACATGGACGCGCCCGAGCACACGGCGCTGCGGGCGATCGTCTCGCGCGGGTTCACCCCGCGCGCCATCGCCACGCTCCGCGCCGGTCTCGCCGCCCGCGCCCGCGACCTTGTCGAGCGCGCACTGGCATCAGGCTCCGGGAACTTCGTCGAGCAGGTCGCCACGGAGCTGCCGCTGCAGGCGATCGCCGACATCATCGGCGTGCCGCAGGCCGAGCGCCGCCGCATCTTCGACTGGTCCACCACCATGACCGGGCGCGACGATCCCGACGTGCCCGGCGACCCGGCCACGGCGATCGGCGAGGTGTTCGCCTACGCCATGGGCCTGGCTGCCGAGCGCCGCGCGCACCCGGCCGACGACATCGTCACCACCCTCGTCCGCGCCCAGGACGATGCGGGGGCACTCACCGACGCCGAGTTCGGCTCGTTTCTGGTGCTGCTCATGGTGGCCGGCAGCGAGACCACCCGCGACGCCGTCGCCCACGGGCTGCTCGCGTTCCAGGACAACCCAGCACAGTGGGAGCTGTACCGGCACGAGCGCCCCGCCACCGCCGTCGACGAGATCGTCCGCTGGGCGACGCCCGTGATGTCGTTCCAGCGCACCGCGACCCGCGACCTCGAGCTGGGTGGGAAGGCCGTTCGCCGGGGAGACCGGGTGGTCATGCTCTACGCCTCGGCCAACTTCGACGAGGCCGCCTTCGCCGATC is a window from the Tomitella gaofuii genome containing:
- a CDS encoding VWA domain-containing protein; translated protein: MHVYPFSALVGADDLQLALTLTAVSPAIGGVLVRGEKGTAKSTAVRAQAALLPPVLSVDGCRFACDPAAPDPACPDGPHATDAPATAGPARLVELPVGAAEDRVTGSLHLGKALSGEGAEYEPGLLARAHRGVLYVDEVNLLHDHLVDLLLDAAAMGRTSVERDGVSISHASRFVLVGTMNPEEGELRPQLLDRFGLAVDVAAPRDAAVRAEIVRRRLAFDADPAGFAARWADAESELARRIAGARERVGSVVLGDAALTAIAEVCAAFDVDGMRADLVTAKAAAAHAAWCGRTGVTREDIAAAARLTLPHRRRRAPFDDPGTDGERLDELLDGMGDAEDPDGPGDDGTGDDGPGEDGPEGGEGPEGGDGPEGGGPEGGGPEDGGPEDGGPEDDGPGGGAPEPADDGSAEQRPRTDGGADDHADRDSGTPAERALAPAGAPFRARLLAAQRAGRGAAGRRSRARTTVGRTVGARRSASAADPAPVHLPATIRAAVVRRGDLAGPQPPSRAPFPATRRGNRRAADESVRGSADSAPGARITPADLRRKIVEGRETNLVLLCVDASGSMAARTRMEQVKAAVLSLLLDAYRRRDTVGLVTFRGDSASVVLPPTNSVDIAAARLRDLPTGGRTPLAEGLDRAAETLRRHRLRAPDLRPLLIVVTDGRATAGPDAVGRSLAAADRLAAAQTPAVVLDCETGRFRMGLARDLAQRMGAEYSPVGDVRADAITAAAAPHLQHPRTGKAA
- the cobO gene encoding cob(I)yrinic acid a,c-diamide adenosyltransferase, with translation MPQGKPAYVPDDGLTTRQRRNRPLVMVNTGDGKGKSTSAFGLALRGWNQGWSVAVFQFVKSAKWRLGEQSAFEALGGLHESDGTGGAIEWHKMGSGWSWSRKAGTDEDHAAAALEGWREIQARLADERHGLYVLDEFTYPINWGWIDVDEVVETLAHRPGRQHVMITGRRADPKLVEAADLVTEMTKIKHPMDAGQKGQRGIEW
- a CDS encoding cobyrinate a,c-diamide synthase, translating into MLTLPRVVIAAPASGHGKTTVATGLMAALRRAGHRVSGHKVGPDYIDPGYHALATGRPGRNLDPHLQSPELLTPLLLHGAAGADVAVVEGVMGLYDGMLGADGFASTAHVAAELTAPVILVVDVSHASRSIAAVVHGMAGFDGGTRLAGVILNKAGSQRHADEVISALDHTGIPVLGVLHRDDGISAPSRHLGLVPAAERADAAARLDRLAALIAERVDLPAVVRIARAAPPLAAEPWDPAAALPTAPAALPPGPRPVIAVAGGRAFTFRYTETDELLRAAGCDVTVFDPLRDERLPPGTAGIYLGGGFPEVHAAELSANTPLLGHVRAAVGAGIPTVAECAGLLYLCREVEGAPMAGALDAAAAMAPRLTLGYRTAVASADGLAGPAGTRVTGHEFHRTALDSALEPPAWLLAGSGPGARPRPDGWSSATLHASYLHTHWAGYPVLAHRFADAARRAPALPDAVLWSRPAPPPEPDLHHHGDRESAEGLADFAVNVSRLARPAWLDAALRASFDGLGGYPDPAGAREALAARHGRGTDEVLPTAGGAEAFTLLARARHWHRPVVVHPQFTEPEAALRAAGYDGTAGPAVHRMLLRPDDGFRLDPADVPADADLVVVGNPTNPTSVLHPSATLRSLLRPGRVVAVDEAFMDAVPGEHESLTRTALPGLVVLRSLTKTWAIPGLRAGYAVGDAAVLADLAAQQPPWSVSGPAAAAMIACSGDEAVAESDHRAHTIAADRDVLVDGLRTLGLHVAGPARGPFVLVRCRTGTRTMLRANGFAVRRGDTFPGLAPDGDTEWVRVAVRDRASTGALLTAWAEAL
- a CDS encoding cobalamin biosynthesis protein, with product MSAARAAGLILGFAADRALGDPPRWHPVSGFGRAGRGLERRMYAQSRLRGAAFTGILVAGPTGIGLAAGRASRGRPVAEAVTVAFATWAVLGGTTLAREARAVETRLARGDLGAARTQVTRLVGRDPEFMSTADVARAAIESVAENTSDAVVAPLVWGALLGPAGLLGYRAVNTLDAMVGHRSARYERFGWASARLDDAANLAPARLTALLAALCGADTAGALRAWRRDARKHPSPNAGPVEAAFAGALGVRLGGVNAYRGVVEDRGMLGDGRAPAATDIERTVRLAARVGAAALGVTALLAAAAPPP
- a CDS encoding TetR/AcrR family transcriptional regulator, with the translated sequence MGQDSARQRLIEAGEQLYAEAGVGRVRLRELNTLAGVRNDSAVHYHFGSQDGLLEAILQTHLHEIGARVDETTALLCTGRDGSPDALRDAIAALAIPFAEKLRDERGRRFIRIVAQVWGRIGDWQQQRFIPSSALAMDLIRRSARGLPAEVLEERMWLITRFVVSSFAARAENQDAVVDGITLDAFVYDVVGMATAAYFAAPPEGGFWPERWPVIREGERPRRAEQ
- a CDS encoding cytochrome P450, encoding MEPPASTRAAADTGPDVDITDASLYVDGIPHALFARLRAESPVWWNPQAPGVGGFDDSGFWVVSTNELVRQVSRDGATFSSWENTATTRYADHCPREHIDAGRAILLNMDAPEHTALRAIVSRGFTPRAIATLRAGLAARARDLVERALASGSGNFVEQVATELPLQAIADIIGVPQAERRRIFDWSTTMTGRDDPDVPGDPATAIGEVFAYAMGLAAERRAHPADDIVTTLVRAQDDAGALTDAEFGSFLVLLMVAGSETTRDAVAHGLLAFQDNPAQWELYRHERPATAVDEIVRWATPVMSFQRTATRDLELGGKAVRRGDRVVMLYASANFDEAAFADPLTFDITRSPNPHVGFGGTGPHFCLGHNLARVEVELIFDALADIIPDIAVTGPAVRAPSGWLHGLKNVPVEYRACPVAH